A window of Vallitalea longa genomic DNA:
CATGATATTACCTGGAGCATTATCTGTATATAACCTAATTATAGCTCGTACATTTATACAAAATAGTATTCCCAATGAATTATTAGAAGCAGCACAATTAGATGGGTGTAACGATTTTAAATATTTCTTTAAAATAGTCTTACCACTTTCTAAAGCAATTATAGCAGTATTAGTATTATTCTATGCTGTAGGACACTGGAATCAATATTTTAAAGCTTTCTTATATTTAAGGGATCCAGATATACAACCACTACAAATTGTATTGAGAGATATACTTATTGCAAATACTACAGATCCAAGTATGTTAGGTGGTTCTGATGCTGATGCAGAAGCTTTAGAAGGACTTTCCAACTTACTCAGATACTCATTGATTGTTATTTCTAGTGCACCAATCATATGTGTATATCCGTTTATTCAAAAATATTTTGATAAGGGAATTATGATTGGATCACTTAAAGGATAAATTTGAAATATTAAGTATTAAGGTAGGGGGAATTACATGAATAAACCAGACATATTAATTTTTTGCAGTGACCAACATGCTCCAATGCATTCTGGCTTTGGAGGCAGTAGTATCGTAGAGACACCTAATTTAGATGAGTTAGCTTCAGAGGGTACTACTTTTGATGCAGCATATACATCATGTCCTTTATGTGTTCCTGCAAGAGCATCATTATTAACTAGTCAATTACCATCTAGAACAGGGATATTTACTAATATGTGTGCGATTCCTGAAGATAAGGTAACGTTTTTACATTCGATAGCTTTAGAAGGATATGAAACGGTTCTTTGTGGAAGAATGCATTTTATGGGCAAAGATCAAAGACATGGATTTACTAAACGTATAATGACAGATATAACCTGTGATTATTGGGGTGCAAAAAATCAAATGCAAAGTGAACTGAAAGATTATAATAAGACACTTTCCATGTATGGATGTCTAGGTATCATTGGAGGAGGAACGTCACCTGTTTTAGAATATGATAAAGCGGTTATAGAAGCTGCACTTAAATATTTAGATGAAGAACATGATAAGCCTCAATGTATTGTAATAGGTACGTATGCACCTCATTTTTCGTATGTTGCTCCTTCTGATGTGTATACCTATTATAAAGATAAAGTACAATTACCTGTAACATTGCAAAATAAACCTAATTATTCTCATCCAGGAGTAGAACATAAAAGACAAATCACTGATAAGCAAAATATCAAGAATTTAAGAGCAGCTTATTTCGGTATGATTACAAATATGGATAAGCAGATTGGAGATATACGTAAATCATGGAAAAAATATCTGGATAAAAGTAATAGAGACGGTATATTTGTTTATATGTCAGACCATGGAGATCAAATCGGAGAGAGAAATCTATATGGTAAACAAACATTTTATGAAAGTTCAGCACGAATCCCTTTAATTATTGAAGGGAATGGCATTAAGAGAAATCATAGAGTTAAAGGAGCAATAAGCATAATGGATATAGGACCTACATTATGTGATATCGTAGGTGCAATGGCTCCGCCTAATATAAATGGAATAAGTTTACATAACCAACTTAGAGGTCTTGAAGATAATACCGAAAGAAGTGTCTTAAGTGAATTTGTGGAAACTATTAATAATAAGCCAGTACCTTGTCGTATGTTGAGAAAAGGAAAATATAAATTGATTACTTACTCTTCTTATGATGAGTTCGATTTGCTTTTTGATCTGGAAGATGACCCTCATGAATTAGAAGATATTTCAAAGGATCATCAGGATATAGTTAAAGAAATGAAGAATATAATTTGTTCCAATTGGAATATAGAAGAAGTTAAAAATATGTATAGTGAAAAGAAACGAAATCATGCAATTCTCAATAAGTGGGGAGAAAAAACGGGAGCTATTGATAGTGAAAGATGGAATATCCCGAAAGAAGCAGTGTTATTACCTGACGAAATGTAAAATAAGTAAAGGAGATATAAAAGATGATACAAGCTATTGATGATAATCTTCAATCAAAAATTGATACTTTGTTTGATAATATGAGTTTAGAAGAAAAAGTTAGTCAAGTGCAATGTGTTAATGTAGGACATCTTTCAGACGACAAAATAATTGATTTAATTAGAAATGAAAAAATAGGTTCTATGTTTGTTGGAAATATAACTCTAGAAAGATCTAAAAGAATATTAGACCTAACTATACAATATAATACAGGTATTCCTGTTATCATCAATGCTGATTTAGTTAATGGTGCAGGTTCAAGATTACATGGAGGTGTAACATTTCCAC
This region includes:
- a CDS encoding carbohydrate ABC transporter permease, yielding MKRLNKHPKTTMSFDDKIYFGGVNIVLFIIFILVLYPVVYIVSSSFSSATAVMTGKVVLWPVDFSLEGYKAVMRYDKVFIGFRNTVFYTVVGTSFNIMLTMIGAYPLARKGLPGKGILMFIFSFTMIFTGGMIPTYMLVRSLGIMNTPLAMILPGALSVYNLIIARTFIQNSIPNELLEAAQLDGCNDFKYFFKIVLPLSKAIIAVLVLFYAVGHWNQYFKAFLYLRDPDIQPLQIVLRDILIANTTDPSMLGGSDADAEALEGLSNLLRYSLIVISSAPIICVYPFIQKYFDKGIMIGSLKG
- a CDS encoding sulfatase-like hydrolase/transferase gives rise to the protein MNKPDILIFCSDQHAPMHSGFGGSSIVETPNLDELASEGTTFDAAYTSCPLCVPARASLLTSQLPSRTGIFTNMCAIPEDKVTFLHSIALEGYETVLCGRMHFMGKDQRHGFTKRIMTDITCDYWGAKNQMQSELKDYNKTLSMYGCLGIIGGGTSPVLEYDKAVIEAALKYLDEEHDKPQCIVIGTYAPHFSYVAPSDVYTYYKDKVQLPVTLQNKPNYSHPGVEHKRQITDKQNIKNLRAAYFGMITNMDKQIGDIRKSWKKYLDKSNRDGIFVYMSDHGDQIGERNLYGKQTFYESSARIPLIIEGNGIKRNHRVKGAISIMDIGPTLCDIVGAMAPPNINGISLHNQLRGLEDNTERSVLSEFVETINNKPVPCRMLRKGKYKLITYSSYDEFDLLFDLEDDPHELEDISKDHQDIVKEMKNIICSNWNIEEVKNMYSEKKRNHAILNKWGEKTGAIDSERWNIPKEAVLLPDEM